In one Falco rusticolus isolate bFalRus1 unplaced genomic scaffold, bFalRus1.pri scaffold_167_arrow_ctg1, whole genome shotgun sequence genomic region, the following are encoded:
- the LOC119142019 gene encoding olfactory receptor 14C36-like — MSNSSSITQFLLLALADTRELQLLHFWLFLGIYLAAVLGNGLIITTVVCDKHLHTPMYFFLLNLSLLDLGSISTIVPKAMANSLWETRAISYAGCAAQAFLFLFFISTEYFLLTVMAYDRYVAICQPLHYGTLLGSRACVHMAAVVWGSDVLYAALHTANTFSLPLCHGNALGQFFCEIPQILKLSCSHTYLREVGLIVVSAFIAFGCFVSIMLSYVQIFRAVLRIPSEQGRHKAFSTCLPHLAVVSLFLSTGTFAYLKPPSVSSKSLDLAVSVLYSLVPPAVNPLIYSMRNQELKDALKKLMQSGVSQRQ; from the coding sequence atgtctaacagcagctccatcacccagttcctcctcctggcaTTGGCAGACACgcgggagctgcagctcttgcacTTCTGGCTCTTCCTGGGCATCTACCTGGCTGCCGTCCTGGGCAACGGACTCATCATCACCACCGTAGTGTGTGACAAACATCTCCACACCCCCAtgtacttcttcctcctcaaccTGTCCCTTCTTGACCTGGGCTCCATTTCTACCATTGTCCCCAAAGCCATGGCCAATTCCCTGTGGGAAACCAGGGCCATCTCCTATGCAGGATGTGCTGCccaagcttttctctttttatttttcatttcaactgAGTATTTTCTCCTCACTGTCATGGCCTATGACCGCTACgtggccatctgccagcccctgcactACGGgaccctgctgggcagcagagcttgTGTCCACATGGCAGCTGTTGTCTGGGGTAGTGATGTTCTCTATGCTGCGCTGCACACGGCCAATACTTTTTCACTGCCACTCTGCCACGGCAATGCCCTGGGACAGTTCTTCTGTGAAATCCCACAGATCCTCAAGCTCTCCTGCTCACACACCTACCTCAGGGAAGTGGGGCTTATTGTGGTTAGTGCCTTCATAGCATTTGGCTGTTTTGTTTCCATCATGCTGTCCTACGTTCAGAtcttcagggctgtgctgaggatCCCCTCTGAGCAGGGACGGCACAAAGCCTTTTCCACGTGCCTCCCTCACCTGGCCGTGGTCTCCCTCTTTCTCAGCACTGGCACATTTGCCTACCTGAAACCCCCCTCCGTCTCCTCCAAATCTCTGGACTTGGCGGTCTCAGTCCTGTACTCGTTGGTGCCTCCAGCAGTGAACCCCCTCATCTACAGCATGAGGAACCAGGAGCTGAAGGACGCACTGAAGAAGCTGATGCAGTCAGGTGTCTCTCAGCGGCAATGA